The segment ACTTTTCGGTATCATGCGTCAGAGCTTCCAGCCGGAGTGCAGGGCGGCGATGCCGCCGGTATAGTTGGTAAAGTTCACACGCGAAAAGCCGGCCTCGCGGATCATCGTCGCGAAATCCTGTTGGTTCGGAAATTTGCGGATCGATTCCACCAGATACTGATAGGGTTCGGCATCGCCGGTGATCGCCTTGCCGAACTGCGGAATAGCATTGAAGGACCAGGCATCGTAGACGCGATCGAGCAGCGGCAGGTCGACTTCGGAAAATTCCAATACTAGCAGCCGGCCACCGCGCTTCAGCACACGATAAGCTTCTTTCAGCGCCACATCGATATGCGGCACATTGCGGATTCCGAAGGCGATCGTATAGGCGTCGAAGGAGTTGGGCTCGAAGGGCAGTTCCTCGGCATTGGCCTCGACGAAGGTGAGATTGTCGGTGAGCTTCTTCTTCGCCGCGCGCTCGGCGCCGACGGCCAGCATCGAGCCGTTGATATCGAGCACGGTCGCATGCGCCAGCCGGTTCGAGGCCTCGACGATGCGGAAGGCGATATCGCCCGTACCGCCGGCGACGTCGAGGACCTTGTACGCAGGATCCTTGCGCGGATTGAGCGCGGCGATCATCGCATCCTTCCAGGCCCGATGCAGGCCCATGGACATGACGTCGTTCATGATGTCGTAGCGCTTGGCGACCTTGTGGAACACCTCGTTGACGAGACCTTGCTTCTCGCCATGCGCCACTTCGCGGAAGCCATAGGATGTTTCCATGCCGCCATCGGCGGAGGTGCGGCTTTCTGCCATCAGCTCAACTCCGTTACACTACAGCGCTGCGCGTCATAGGTAACGCGCAAAGGTCGCTTGGCACTTTAAATTTGCCGCATAATTTTATCCTTAAATCGGAATCGATCTAAGGAATTACGCAGTAATCAGCGGTGGACCATAGCGAAATCGCGTTTGCCACGCTATCTCATGAACCAGGTCACCAGCCGGAATGCTTTGGGCTATAGCTCAGATCATAAGCGGTTGAAACATAAAGATGGATAGCAATGCCGGAATTACCAGAGGTCGAAACCGTGAGACGCGGGCTTGCGCCTTCCATGGAAGGCGCAATGCTCGCCGAATTGGAGCTGCGGCGCAACGATCTTCGCTTTCCCTTTCCGGCAGAGTTTTCGCGCCTCGTCTCCGGCCGCGGCATCACGTCGCTGTCGCGCCGCGCGAAATATCTGCTGATCGATCTCGACGACGGCATGACGATCGTCTCGCATCTCGGCATGTCCGGCTCGTTCCGCATCGAGAGTGGAGCGGTTGCCGATACGCCGGGTGACTTCCATCATCCGCGCTCGAAAGACGAGAAGCATGATCACGTCATCTTCCATTTAAAGGGTGCAAACGGCCATACGCGCGTCATTTACAATGATCCTCGCCGCTTCGGCTTCATGGATATCGTCCGGCGGGCGGATATCGCCAGCCATCCGTCCTTCCGCGATCTCGGCCCTGAGCCGACCGGCAATGAATTGAGCGCCGACTATCTGGCCGAACGCTTCTCAGGAAGGGCGCAGCCGCTGAAGAGCGCGCTGCTCGATCAGAAGAACATCGCCGGGCTTGGCAATATATATGTGTGCGAAGCGCTGTGGCGTTCGCATCTATCGCCGCTGCGCGCTGCCGGGACATTGGTGACCGAAGCCGGACGACCGAAAGAGGAGTTGCTGAGGCTGGTCGTCGCGATCCGCGAGGTCATCGCCGATGCCATTGCCGCCGGCGGTTCGTCATTGCGCGATCATATCCAGACGGATGGTTCGCTCGGTTATTTCCAGCATTCCTTTTCCGTCTACGATCGCGAGGCGGAGCCTTGCAGGACGCCCGGCTGCGGCGGTACGGTCGCCCGCATCGTCCAGGCAGGGCGCTCTTCTTTCTATTGCGCCTCCTGCCAGAGCTAGAGCAATTCCAGGAAAAGTGCGAAGCGGTTTTCCGTCCGGAATTGCGTAAAACGAAGGGATAGAGCGGGAAAGCGACTCCGTGAAACGCTGAACCGCTCTAATTTGAAGGGAGAGACACATGGCCTATGAAACCCTCATCGTCGAAACGCACGAGGCCGTTGGTCTCATCAGGCTCAACCGGCCGCAGGCGCTGAACGCGCTGAATTCGACAGTGCTTGCCGAATTGAAGCAGGCCTATGGCGCTTTTCATGCCGATGAGACGATCGGCGCAATCGTGCTCACGGGCTCTGAAAAGGCTTTCGCCGCCGGTGCCGACATCAAGGAGATGCAGCCGCTCGAATTCGCCGATGTCTATAAGAGCGATTTTATCAGTGGTTGGGACGAGGTCGCCAAGGCGCGCAAACCCGTTATCGCTGCCGTCAGCGGCTTTGCGCTCGGCGGCGGCTGCGAGCTTGCCATGATGTGCGATTTCATCATTGCCGCCGATACGGCGAAGTTCGGCCAGCCGGAAATCACGCTCGGCATCATTCCCGGCATGGGCGGTTCGCAGCGCCTGACGCGCGCCGTCGGCAAGGCGAAGGCGATGGATCTGATCTTGACCGGCCGGAT is part of the Rhizobium sp. CB3090 genome and harbors:
- a CDS encoding enoyl-CoA hydratase; its protein translation is MAYETLIVETHEAVGLIRLNRPQALNALNSTVLAELKQAYGAFHADETIGAIVLTGSEKAFAAGADIKEMQPLEFADVYKSDFISGWDEVAKARKPVIAAVSGFALGGGCELAMMCDFIIAADTAKFGQPEITLGIIPGMGGSQRLTRAVGKAKAMDLILTGRMMDAAEAERSGLVSRVVPAEKLIDEALAAAAKIASLSRPSVLMAKEAVNRAQEMTLEEGLRFERRLFHSLFATEDQKEGMAAFIEKRKPVFKNR
- the ubiE gene encoding bifunctional demethylmenaquinone methyltransferase/2-methoxy-6-polyprenyl-1,4-benzoquinol methylase UbiE, which translates into the protein MAESRTSADGGMETSYGFREVAHGEKQGLVNEVFHKVAKRYDIMNDVMSMGLHRAWKDAMIAALNPRKDPAYKVLDVAGGTGDIAFRIVEASNRLAHATVLDINGSMLAVGAERAAKKKLTDNLTFVEANAEELPFEPNSFDAYTIAFGIRNVPHIDVALKEAYRVLKRGGRLLVLEFSEVDLPLLDRVYDAWSFNAIPQFGKAITGDAEPYQYLVESIRKFPNQQDFATMIREAGFSRVNFTNYTGGIAALHSGWKL
- the mutM gene encoding bifunctional DNA-formamidopyrimidine glycosylase/DNA-(apurinic or apyrimidinic site) lyase — encoded protein: MPELPEVETVRRGLAPSMEGAMLAELELRRNDLRFPFPAEFSRLVSGRGITSLSRRAKYLLIDLDDGMTIVSHLGMSGSFRIESGAVADTPGDFHHPRSKDEKHDHVIFHLKGANGHTRVIYNDPRRFGFMDIVRRADIASHPSFRDLGPEPTGNELSADYLAERFSGRAQPLKSALLDQKNIAGLGNIYVCEALWRSHLSPLRAAGTLVTEAGRPKEELLRLVVAIREVIADAIAAGGSSLRDHIQTDGSLGYFQHSFSVYDREAEPCRTPGCGGTVARIVQAGRSSFYCASCQS